The following proteins are encoded in a genomic region of Plasmodium chabaudi chabaudi strain AS genome assembly, chromosome: 1:
- a CDS encoding glyoxalase I-like protein GILP, putative has product MKFDLMNIYFLLVFFFFFKQYDFLNISKKYTYNFLNGNIIRKKEKYSFKNLKCKVEGIEYKVQDVDNSVDFYNNVLGFQVAEKGNNYAKLILGNNEAYIKLIKNEQDNFIIGEHSFLGLGIHLKEFDLKKVHKYKGQVEEELDKRPVTACILPDEDAQVRRYWTNCFITDPDGYGIEVVLEEDVPKLNRIRLYTTSTKDSQKFYSDILGMDLVKIQSHLEEISYPWNIYGGMSYYFSNKNNSTILQLAYAYDENNLHMGNSLGNLILSFQDLNALEKKLKENDIEIVKSNGEIIVKDFDGYNICLKQIT; this is encoded by the exons atgaaattcGATTTGATGAATATTTACTTCCTTTtagtgtttttttttttttttaagcaatatgattttttgaatatttcaaagaaatatacttataattttcttaacggaaatattattagaaaaaaagaaaaatacagttttaaaaatttaaaatgtaaagTTGAAGGTATTGAATATAAAGTTCAGGATGTAGACAATTCAGtcgatttttataataatgtgTTGGGTTTTCAAGTAGCAGAAAAGGGAAATAATTATGCTAAGCTCATTTTAGGAAATAACGaagcatatattaaattgataaaaaatgagcaggacaattttattataggAGAA CATTCATTCCTGGGGTTAGGGATACATTTAAAAGAATTCgacttaaaaaaagttcATAAGTACAAAGGGCAGGTTGAGGAAGAATTGGATAAAAGGCCAGTCACTGCTTGCATACTGCCAGATGAAGAt GCACAAGTACGAAGATATTGGACAAACTGCTTTATAACAGATCCAGATGGATATGGTATAGAAGTAGTATTGGAGGAAGATGTTCCGAAATTAAATAGG atCCGACTTTATACAACATCGACGAAAGACTCCCAGAAGTTTTACTCCGACATTTTGGGAATGGAT TTAGTGAAAATCCAAAGTCATTTAGAAGAAATTTCATACCCTTGGAATATTTATGGCGGTATGagctattatttttcgaataaaaataattcaaccATACTTCAATTAGCTTATGCATATGATGAAAACAAT CTACACATGGGGAATTCCTTAggaaatttaattttgagCTTCCAAGATTTAAATGCActtgaaaaaaaactaaaGGAAAACGATATAGAAATTGTTAAGTCGAATGGGGAAATTATAGTAAAAGACTTCGATGGGTACAACATTTGTTTAAAACAGATTACATAG